The stretch of DNA GCTGCGCTGATCAGTGAACCCAGAGCTCATGAACATGTCTTTGTAGATTCGTCCACACAGGCAAAAGATGTCTGAGGCCACTTTGCCCCCCGAATTCACGATAGGCAAAATTGCATCCAAAGCCTTAGTGCGATCTCCAGAGTGATTCCTCCTGGCAGGAGAAAATCACGTCAGCCATGGTTTAGCTTTCACAGATAAACCTTTGTGTATCTAAGATGAATAAATGCTGCAGGATGATAGTGAGCTGAAACCAGATAGGACGGAAATATagctgtttaataatgtttgcttgcaaaacaaaatgcagctcCAATGGGAGCCATGTGATTACCTGTTTAGTGCAAATATATAGTGAAACTGGATATTCTGATGTTTTGCTACTGAACACATGGGCAGATGGTTGAGAGCCTCCACCAGTTTGATCATGGCATCATAGTCCTAAAAAACAGCGTGGAGAATCACAACATATTAATTAGAATGCTCATACTTTATGACattcatcaataaataaagaatcAAAGTTTGCAGCCCCACACTTTGACACTCAGGTACACATTGGAATACAAATGTCCACATACACACCTGAATGTCCCTGTAGGTCAACAGCAGGTTCATGACTATATCAGGTGTGAGCAGCTCAACACTGTCCAGGCGTTTCTGGATGTGGCTCAACTCTTCACTCAGCGCTGCACCACTGAAACGCTCCCGCGCCATGCGAATCTCGTGCCTGATTGACTCCCGGAAGTACTCGCTGTAAGCACAAAGAGCAGAAGGGGGGTCATAACGTCACAGAAACATGGAGGAGGCTGCGAGTTACAGTGCAGGCTTGTGCTCCTGTAGTGAGACACGAGAAGAATTTTGGAAGGTCTTATGGTGGACAGAGGTTCGAAGCTTGTTTCTGACCTGGACTGAATCTGTACGTTGTTCAGGATGTGTACCAGCCTCTCCACCAGCGGGGTGAGCAGAGGCTCCAGCTGGAAGCTCGGCTGCATCAACTCGTTGATGCCCGTCATTAAGGAAGCGTCACAGGCAAACACTTTGCCTTGGGGTGACACTACGTAAGGGATGAATGTGTAACTTCCACACTGCTCCTGAAGGAAGACAATGCATATGTCATACAGAGACAAGTTTAGACCCAGTGGGACTGAAGCATCTGACGGGTTGTTTTGTTATTCAGGTGTCATTTCAGGATATATACATCTGATTTGTTCCCAATTTAATGCTTTTCTCCATCATCGTtccaaaacttttctttttttttttgggaatttgaatttgaatttgaatttgttgaatttgtatTATTTCGATTAATTATAGCTatatgtaattaattaatttagtgGATATATCAGAGCTTTCGTTGTTCTGGGTTTCTGATTGTGTTAACTTTACTAAAATTAAGATTTGAACTGTGGGTAAGAGAAAATCATCTGTATTAATCAACTGTGGCCTCCGAAGTAGCATTTTTCTAAAGTTTCTGATATTTTCTGGGCTAAGCCAGCAACTGATTAGTTATTAAACACAGCAGAATACACTACAGCCAAGacaacaaccacacaacagGCATTAAATAAGGATCTTTATCAGTTCAGTTGCACTGGAAAAAATTCTCATGAACAGCTGTCCCCAGCTGTGtttacagaacaacaaacaatgGATTGTTACGTGAAATCACCTTGATGGCTTGTAGATCACTATCTTGCTTGTAACAGTAGAGAATGATGTTATTGGTCATACTGAAACTTTCTCTCACTCCGAGGTGATAGAAGAGAGAAGGCTGACAGAAAGTGTCACTCATCTCAACCACCGCTACATCtgtaagacaaaacaaaactaaaacactaACACGACACAGAGCAGATAAAGCCAACAAactgattaaaataaagaaacaaaacaaaaaacagagactgatttaaaacaaaccacaaacacgGGTCAGTGTGCACAACACCCAAACTGCCCTGCAGACAACATGCCTGCACTTGCCTGCATTGTAGAAGTTATCCAGGATGTCGGTGGTGCCCAGAGAGATCCTCTCAAAGGACATGGTTTTAAACACGCCGTGCACGTCCGCGCACGCCTCCTTCAGACACTTCAGAGACAGGTTCTCTTCGGTCTGCGGCACCGACGCGTCGTCGTTCACGATGTAAGCCACGGACACGGGCCGGGTCCGGCTGCGGGGGGACACGATCTGCTTGGCCGGGTTGCTGCTGGCGCTCAGCTCCATCGCCAGGGAGTCCTGCCACAGACTCCCGGCGGACACGCGCACCGGATCCTTCCTCCGCAGCTCGTGCAGGCTCATCCGCCTGCGCTCCGACGTGTACATGTTCACGCGATCATTTGGGGAAGAAATCTACACACGAAAGGAAAAGTACAGCAACAGGTCCGGCGGCTGGTCGTCGGGAAGCCTCGGGTAGGTCGCTGGCTCTGAAAGCTCGCTCTCATTCCCGGCACTCCTCTCCCCTCGACCCgccctcctctcctgctccgCCCGCTGACTCTCTCctgacctctgctgctggaTCCCGTTTGTGTCCCACCGCCCCGGAGAGACGAACTACTCCCCCAATAACCCGACCGGTGTGAGGGGTGTAACGGATGCCACACTGACTTTAAAAGTccagagacaacaaaaaaagttctCCTTTATTTACAGTACAAAAATCGAAATTTACTACGCATGTAGGATTCAGCCAAAAATAAAGAGTGTacttaaatacacacaacagCATGGACTATCTTCCCTGCactacaaagcaaaaaaaaaaaaagggcaaaaagtTTTATGTATGTCTGTTTAGTCTGACAATAAGCAGTGCTTATTATAAAGAAATCTAAAGTTCACATTCCATATTATCATGTACATCAAAATATGGAGCCTGGACTTGGACAAGAACTTgagtcttcttcaatacattGTTCTCAGTGCTGTgatctaaaaatataaaattaactATTGGGTTCATCAAGATGTCTTTGTGTGACGCTGAGCACTTTAATTGGGATCAGTCATGCATGACACAGACATTGCACAAACAACCTGAGAAAATAAGTCTTCTTTGAGACAGTTGTGGCAGGTTTAAGCAACAGGTCAGTATTTACAGAATACACAAACCAGCCTTGCTCCATTATTCTACTAAGAGGTCCATATTTACCAGTTAAATGAATGGTTCCATTCCCAACAGAAACCGGTATTTATTGAAAACCTGTGATGATATTATTCAACCTGAATGAACATAGCCGATACCATGTTACTCATCGAGaccctcatcttcctcttcctgcttgGCGTCCACCTCGCTCGTGTCTGAGAACTCATGCAGCAGGACGTACTCACGGCTGCTGAAGCCAAATTTGAGAACATCTTTTTCTTTGAGCTCATAGTAGCGCTGGGGATCGATGCGCTGATTGTTCAGGTAGGTGCCATTGCCAGAGCCCAAATCGATGATGTAAGGCCTTACCCTGCGGCCACTGGTGCCATCTGCACGCTTAAACTCCACCAGTCTGGAGAAATGTGGATTCAACGGTAgacatgtttgtttaaaaaaaaaaaaaaaaaaaaaaaaaaaaaaaagcaggtcaATATACTTTTGTTTAtactaaaatatttttcttgagGTAATCAATATTTCTAGAAGAAGCAAAACACCTTAGCTGATGGTTGCTGCTCTTACCTGTACTGAAATACCGCATGTTGCTTGGAGCAGGATGGATGGTCAATGGGGATATCAGCAATTCTTCTCTGCCGCCCCAGCAAATAGGCACTCTGTCTGTGAATGTACATAACGGGAAGGGGCTCATCATTCTTGAACGGGTAGAGTCTCCATCTGCGCTTGGGGATGCGAGCCTCAGGTGGCTCGTTGTACTTGATCACCACCCCTCTGAATGTGTTGGTATCTTCTGTGAGCGCCCCTGACAGTTCAAAGTTGGGCTTCTCCTTCTCAGCAGGAGCAGCATCTGTGCGATCGCTCCCTCCTTCAGACACTTCAAAAGCGTGCTCTTGGTTTTCTTCGCGCCGCTGGTGGTTTTCCCTGCGCCGCTCGTTGTGTTGCTGTCGCTCAGCTTGTTGGGAGGCCAGCGCCTCCCgttctctgtgtctgtccccgCCGCGGTCCCTTTCCCGTGGCCTGTCTGATTCCCACCTGCTCCGCCTCTCCTCCGGTTGGTCATTCCTTCTTCTCCGCTCATCACCACCAGACCGATGCTCATCACGCTCCTGTGAGATGtggcaaagaaacaaagaaaatcttttagCTCAACAATTTGCACAGATAAAATTTGACGGAAGCATTACTGGGGACCAATAAGACTTAAGAGTGGAAGTCTTTATGCCAATTACGAATCCAGCATGATACTGTTTACTGTGTCGCTGCTGTTCTACATGTGCTGTAAGAATgttcgttaaaaaaaaaaaaaaaaaaaagtgtatttttgtattttgcatgTGTAGACAAACAACCATTGCCTGTAAGATTCAGTAGAAATTTGCTTGACAAAATCATTAGGTGATTTATATGCGTACTTAAACATATTCAAGCACTTAATGGCACCATCAGAGTCCAAATGGGCTTATGACCAAGCTGTGGCACCTGTCTGTGAAACACAGGAggcacaacaacagcaacagacaaaaaaaactatcagTGACGAGGGGCAGAAATCAGTACGCAAAGGTAACTGTATAAATGTTGAGTAATACTCTCCACGTTTTGACAACTCGTGTCAGCTGAAACTGACTTAAAACTTGAATCACCCGCTTTACGCTGGCATCAGCTCCTCGGTGTGGACTGCGACTTCTCCTGTTTCTGGGGGATCTGCTCCCTCGCCTGGCGGGAGATGTCTCTCTTCTGCCCGGTGAGCGGTCCTTCGTCCTGGCAGGGGACCTGCATGGAAAACATAAAAGACTAAATCCACCATAACTtcccttcaaaaacaaaaaaactccgTCCCCGTTAAGATGGGCCGTGGCTGTGTGTGCCAAAGGCTAACGGAGAAAACACAACTATTTTCGCTAATGAGGCCGGACGTCGggagagtaaaataaaacaaaactctcGTGAACGGAGATCATACGGTACATACCTGcttgttctcctcctctgtggacTTGTGGATCTCGACCTGGATCGCCGTGATCTCTGTGGCCTAACAGGGCTCAGCTTCTCCTGCTTTATCCTAACTTTGGACTCCCGCTCGGGAGACTCCCTTCTTCTGTGTCGCTTTTCTTTGGTCATTTTAAACGAATCACACAAATATAACAGTCAATGTGACTAAACACACATATCCCaccaaacaaaactaaataacGATAGCggaagtgttaaaaaaaagaaacaaacaaaacgcaGCGATTACAAACTTCGACTGTTGTAATCAGTCACGCACTTCCGCCTTGTGTGGTACGCTTTGAATAGATCCCGACACGGCCACTGAACACCTCTCTCTTTAGTTCCGACATGACTGTTCCTCTCATTCACTTACAATCCAGGTTAGCTAAaccaacataaataaataaataaataaataaataataggaAAGCTAAATAAAAAGAGCGCAAACGTTtgcttttaaaagcacaaagcgcggtgtaaaaaaaaaaactacaaacaaaaaaCCGTAAAATTTAAGAGCAAACGTTCTACAACGGTCACGTTTTGTTACTCTGCGTGAAAAATATACGGGGgatttataaattaaataacgTTATTAACCGAGTCGCTGATTTAACTAGGCCAAAATAAACAGCGCCGCCGGGGAACGGTTACCATGACAACGCAAACATTAAACGCCactttcccccccccctctctctctccgtttGTCACCGACAGCGTCGATATTAAACCGCAGTCCTGCTTTTAGTGGACATCTTCATCCGTTTTTTGGGGTTTTCCTTGTATAAATACAATGATACCTCCGGCAGACTCCCTCCTAAAATACAACACTCCTGTTTTGGTCAGCAAAACCACTGACCGGAAATCACCGAAGGTGGGTTAACGGCGGCTGACGGCTGTTGTCACATATTAGTCCTTCTAtctatctgttttttttattgtgtacaATATAGTTTATACGATGTGTTATATCATTCATTATCACACAGTATATTCAGTTGTTTCCAACCAAGACAGGAGTGAAAACAGGTGGCTTGTCTTTTCATCAATTCTTTTACTGTAGTTGTGAatcaagttttatttatttatttatttattttctttttaaatctcttcAAGCCTCCAAAGGCTACTCACATCTAACAAGGAACACAACTAGTAGGCATATGTTTTGTGGCAGGAAGCCAAAATAGCTTAGCTCCACACACTTTAGCACCCGAATCAtcaatatttattatattaaatatattaagtATTAAATTATGGCAAATTAAATACATGCAATACACTGCATGCCACATATAGTATCTTTCACTGTAGGGCCGGCCTTTGAGAGTGAGCCCACAGCAGCCTGTTGACTCTGGACCCGTTCCACCGCCTCCTAAACCCAAATCAGCAGTCACTGAGGCCACCAAGCAGGAAAATGAGGAGATCCTGAATGCCATCCTTCCACCCAGGTACAGTGCTCTTTCCCAAATCTGCCGTGTATTGCTGAGTAGATTTCTCCAGCTTGGTCATGTATGTAGATCTCTGTCAATACAGGGAATGGATGGAGGGGAACCAGCTGTGGGTGCAGCAAGTATCCAGTGCACCTTGTACTAGAGCAGATGTTATACATCTTGAGGAACTCCTTGacacaaagctgcagcaaagACAGGCCAGAGAAACAGGCATCTGCCCTGTACGCAGGGAGCTCTACTCGCAGTGCTTTGGTAAAGTGGAGACTGAGTcgctctcactcactcactgtagCTACAGTGATTTCTAGATTTGTAGCTTTAGGCTCATTTTTACTCACAGCAACATAATCTCAATTTTCTCTCAAAGATGAGCTAATCCGACAGGTGACAATTAACTGTGCTGAGAGGGGGCTGTTGCTGCTGCGGGTTAGAGATGAGATTCAAATGACCATTGCTGCCTACCACACACTATATGAAAGCAGTGTGGCATTCGGAATGAGGAAAGCACTCCAGGCTGAGCTGGGGAAGGCTGACACAGAGAAAAGAGTAAGGGCATCGAGTCATTTACCTTCCTTGTTGTGAATTACATACACAGAGGGACAATGATCTGAAAATCTCACAGTTTGGAATTTATACTTAGTTGAGAAATTTAATATGCCTGTCCTGTAAAACACAAGATTACAATCCGATTGTTTATCAGTTGGTTGTCCATCAGAGGGCAGCATTCCTCTTTCACAATTGCTCTAAAATGTGGATGATGCATAAATTATCCTGCATCTTACAAACTTCtgaggcttttcttttttatatatatatatctagaTCTCTGATCTGGAAAACGAAAAACAAGCCCTGCAAGAACAACTGAATCAACAGAAAGCTAAATGTGATGCCACTGAAAAGAGAGAATGCGAAAGGCgacagctggaggagaggaagcatTCAGAGGAGGTACAGTGCCTGAAGAGGACCAATCAGCAACTCAAGGTGAGGTTTTATAATTACatgataaattaaatattacTTTTTAAGATCCAGCTTCATTAGTAACTCCACCCATCCAAGATTTCTATCAGAgtattttcctttcttttcagaCCCAACTGGAAGGAATCATTACACCAAAGAAATAATTTCAACACCCAGTGACCAAGTTTCCATTTCCAACAACAGATTGTGGCTTGTCTTTTCTTTGGATTATTTCTCAATGATATCAATACATGAATGTAattagcattattattttattttatttttttttaatagtatGACATGACAAATACAGTTCAAACAATTACTATACATTTCTCTTGAACGTCAAGAGAGCTTTACACTTGTAAATGTTGAATGAATTGTCattcaaaaacagaaaggtgttgaacagaaaaagaaagttgcAAAGGTAAAATACGGTCGGTTTCCCAAGGGACAGCTGAGATTAGGATAAGGCATGAAGTGGCCACTTAAAAAAGGACCATTTAACATTACTCAGTCTTCCACCTTTTATCAACTTtgtattttcaataaaaacatggcATCTTTGGCCAATTTAAATAAGGATTtattacatgttttgttttaacctcAGTCTAGTGCTTTGATCTTTTGGCCTTTTGGCCCTCTGTGGCTGAtgctggggcctttctgttcttgttcttgtttttcacATTGTGCGTTTCGTAATAGCGAGAGCCTACTTTCTTTGTCCTCTTGGCACGATCCATTGCTCTTCTCTGTTggaacagacaaagaaaacaattgaTGAATTATTCTGTTGCAAAACACCAGAGCTCTGATCTTCATTTATGTTATATCAGTAAGAGGATTAATTATCAGGTTGGTCTGTTCGGCATCAGAGAGAACAAACACCACATACCTGTTTAGAGGTCAATCTGTTCAGTTTAGTGTCCACCTCGTCCTCCTCAGCtgtcctcttcctgctcctctggTTCATAGCTGAATTTAAACACAGATTAACAAATCTGATTCTTGTGCGTTTATATAAATCTCATATATCTTTTGTCACAATTTTCTGTGTTCAGCCCCATACAAAGTCATGACAAACATGTTGATGGAATACCTTTCTTTTGTGCTTGCTTAGCTGCAGCTGCTTGTTTAGTCTTAATGTCTGCAAGCGCTTTGTCAGAGAGCGCCTTTGGTATCCTGTccaaagagaaggaaaatagtaaattatttcttttatgttatttgtgttatttgagTTAGCCAATTAGACTATTTGGTTACTGCTAGTTCTCAGGAGATAAAAGCCTGATTAACATGGACATGAATCTTCAATTAACTTCACTGGATAAAGGAAataaggatttaaaaaaaaaggggggttaGTGAGGTTTAGTGATTGTGACTGACCGGATAGCAGAAAAGCGTTTGGATTTGGCCCGGTCCAGGAACTGCTTGTATTTAGCAATCTTCTCGTCCAGCTCACGGATTACCTCACGTGAACTCTTGTTGCCATTTGCTTTGCTATTTTCAGCGGTTGCAGGTTCAGAAACCTCAATTTCTCCATCAGCTTGCTCAACACTGgtcccttctccctctccacGTTCTTCTTCCTCACCATCTTGTTCATCATCGGTACTGGAGAACTCGGACATGTCCAGGTCAGGCATCTCCACAGGAACCAAGTCTTCCTCGCTGAACTCAGGTGCCACATTGATCTTGCCAAAGTTCTGTCGCACATTAGCCAGAATCTTCTGGACTtgttccttctgtctctgctgctgctgctgctgctggtgttccTCATGTTCCTCTGACATGGCGCCCAGATTGTCTGGCTGTTCCTCCTGCACATTCTCAGCTACCTTTGAGGGTCCTTCAACTGGCAAAAGCTCCttgtattaaaaataacagtaaaaacCAGGTTGACGTTAGGGCACAGATTTGTGTACGGTTATAAAAGTAATCTACTGAACAAACAAGAGTGGAAAATACAGTAAAGTCTCACCTCTTGATCTCCCTCAGGTCCAGGGGGTTTCACAAAAAAGGGGATACGTCCTCTCTGCCAATCATTCAACACCATTTTGGAGACCGTAGTGAGATCTGGTTCCCCACCCTGCGCAGTACAAGGAATACATAGTTCTAACTATAGAGTTTAATTCATGGCTCACATacagtttaatatttaactGAAAGCTGTAAACTGTACAGCCCATAatgaacatgacaaaaaacTGACCACATATGGAATATTGGCTTATATACTATTCTTGGCTTGTTAGAACCTTTGCGGCagattttttataaaaaataaatcaaaagaacaaGCACTTGAGGCAAAGCAGCTTTTAGTTTTCAGTTAAGgttcaagaaagaaaatgaaagaggaacatTCTGACCTTTAAAAGTTTGCCAGTACGAAATGCCAGCTTCTCGAGGAAGTCTTCAGCAGAGTCCCAGTTGGGGATGCGGTAGGTCTTCTGAATGTATTCCGGTTTGGCCCGCTCCAGTACGGCCCCAATGTGATCCTCTGGGTTCCTGATCTTCTCCACTTGAACCTACATTAggtaagagaaaaagaaggggaaaaaaaaaataatctagGTTAGAAACCTGCAACCATTCAGTTACGGTGGCTGTGTGGCATTCATGTTAAAGCTGTGATCCGGAAAAAGGATGTGGAGGATCAGAACTAGAGCTGATCAAGGCATTTTTTAACAGCTGGGTATCAGCCTTATGAAAACCTAACCACTTTTAAGTCTTTGTTCATCACTCTCCAGTTACACAGGAGCTGTCAAAAAATGCCACATTAGCAGTCGGTGGATTATCGTGAGTAACTGTGAGTTTTTTGGATGCTATTGTTTAATCATTGCTGTGATgtgcaaaaaatgtttttatgggcAGCTACAATGAAAGCTcactagataaaaaaaaataaaataaaaaatagaacagAGACTTACCACTCCTTTTAAAACAATATCAGATTCACTGTCCTCTGAAGGGTAGACAACACCAGGGCAGTCAATGAGGAAGATACGCCTCATTAAAGTGATGTACTGCCACAcctaaaatggaaaaagagaaatgttggGTGTATGGTAAAATCATTTCAGTTTGACAAAGAGAAGCTTGcttttctaaaaatatatatttaggaTACACAAGTCCCGAATTCACAATCacatctcttttcatttaacCTTTATGACTTTTTCATTAAGTAGAAGGGTCTTAAAATACCTAATCACACAGATGCAGtcataagaaaaaaaggaaagagtaACAGCAGTGCTGTGGATCATGAGCTTGTTTAGCGGTCAATAAACAGCCTTGAATATGTGGTGAGAATCAAAGACAAGGTGGGAAATAAAGAGAGCGCTGGCCACAGGCCCATCAGAATCACTGGGTAGGTGTGCAAGtaaatctctgctgctgtgctccaAGTTCACAACTTTCGCAAGCatggaaaagtaaaatatattttttcttctctttcccctTGACCCTTGTTTGGACATTTGGGTTTCCAGACCCTTGTTCGTTTCCAAATGGGATAAGCAGCCCAAGAGAGAGGAAATTAAGGATAAAAATGGTTgttgttctttctcttggccTCTTCTCCACTTAGATTTTCAGTTACATTAAGAACTCTTCTGCTGAAGCCATCACCAATTGCTGAATTTAGAAAGGTAGCATGTCTCTTTGGACCTCAAATTGCCTTTTTGCTGAATCCAACCTTCCTTCAGCTTCACCTGAGAGCTTATGTGTCTCTGAGTTTAAGCCACATCAGACGATGTTGAGATGGACTGCACAGTTTTGACACCTGAATCTTGTCTTCAATGTTAACATAAGCCACAATGTATGCAAACCGTTAGAGACATAAATAATTGTAGCTATACAGGTCGGCCACCTCCAGCTTGGTTGAGATGACGCATCAATATTACCTTTGTTTCTCCAGCAAGTGGTGCCACATTGCAGACCTTCTTAGACCGTAGTGTgttgat from Echeneis naucrates chromosome 6, fEcheNa1.1, whole genome shotgun sequence encodes:
- the dnali1 gene encoding axonemal dynein light intermediate polypeptide 1; translated protein: MIPPADSLLKYNTPVLVSKTTDRKSPKGRPLRVSPQQPVDSGPVPPPPKPKSAVTEATKQENEEILNAILPPREWMEGNQLWVQQVSSAPCTRADVIHLEELLDTKLQQRQARETGICPVRRELYSQCFDELIRQVTINCAERGLLLLRVRDEIQMTIAAYHTLYESSVAFGMRKALQAELGKADTEKRISDLENEKQALQEQLNQQKAKCDATEKRECERRQLEERKHSEEVQCLKRTNQQLKTQLEGIITPKK
- the gnl2 gene encoding nucleolar GTP-binding protein 2; this encodes MVKPRFKGKSSINPSTSSSNPDRPKGAAGNNMRDRATIKRLNMYRQKQRCNSRGKVIKPLQYQSTVAPGTVARVEPNIKWFTNTRVIKQSSLQKFQEEMGAVKKDPYRVVMRQSKLPMSLLHDRVKAHNSKVHILDTEGFETTFGPKAQRKRPSLMVGDVKDLVQQAEASALIYSEEKDKDLVTEDTGVREEAREEIFKKGQSKRIWGELYKVIDSSDVIIQVLDARDPMGTRSKSIESYLKKEKPWKHLIFVLNKCDLIPTWVTKRWVALLSHEYPTLAFHASLTNSFGKGSLIQLLRQFGKLHTDKKQISVGFIGYPNVGKSSVINTLRSKKVCNVAPLAGETKVWQYITLMRRIFLIDCPGVVYPSEDSESDIVLKGVVQVEKIRNPEDHIGAVLERAKPEYIQKTYRIPNWDSAEDFLEKLAFRTGKLLKGGEPDLTTVSKMVLNDWQRGRIPFFVKPPGPEGDQEELLPVEGPSKVAENVQEEQPDNLGAMSEEHEEHQQQQQQQRQKEQVQKILANVRQNFGKINVAPEFSEEDLVPVEMPDLDMSEFSSTDDEQDGEEEERGEGEGTSVEQADGEIEVSEPATAENSKANGNKSSREVIRELDEKIAKYKQFLDRAKSKRFSAIRIPKALSDKALADIKTKQAAAAKQAQKKAMNQRSRKRTAEEDEVDTKLNRLTSKQRRAMDRAKRTKKVGSRYYETHNVKNKNKNRKAPASATEGQKAKRSKH
- the snip1 gene encoding smad nuclear-interacting protein 1 codes for the protein MTKEKRHRRRESPERESKVRIKQEKLSPVRPQRSRRSRSRSTSPQRRRTSRSPARTKDRSPGRRETSPARRGSRSPRNRRSRSPHRGADASVKRERDEHRSGGDERRRRNDQPEERRSRWESDRPRERDRGGDRHREREALASQQAERQQHNERRRENHQRREENQEHAFEVSEGGSDRTDAAPAEKEKPNFELSGALTEDTNTFRGVVIKYNEPPEARIPKRRWRLYPFKNDEPLPVMYIHRQSAYLLGRQRRIADIPIDHPSCSKQHAVFQYRLVEFKRADGTSGRRVRPYIIDLGSGNGTYLNNQRIDPQRYYELKEKDVLKFGFSSREYVLLHEFSDTSEVDAKQEEEDEGLDE